CCAGCATTCATGAACGGAGACACCATGAGCACCCAGCCCGAAGAGCACACCATGAAGCATCACAAGCGTCCCATCGCCGGCTACCAGGCGAAGACGTTCCTGTGGCAGGTGTCGGACGACGGCAAGGTCGGCACCATTACGCTGAACCGTCCCGAGCGCAAGAACCCGCTGACGTTCGATTCGTACGCGGAACTGCGCGATTTCTTCCGGTCGCTGGTGTATGCCACCGACGTGAAGGTGGTGGTGGTGACGGGCGCGGGCGGCAATTTCTGCTCGGGTGGCGACGTGCACGAGATCATCGGCCCGCTCACGAAGATGAGCATGCCGGAGCTCCTGGACTTCACGCGCATGACGGGCGATCTGGTCAAGGCCATGCGCGTTTGCCCGCAGCCGATCGTGGCGGCCGTGGACGGCGTGTGCGCCGGCGCGGGCGCGATGGTGGCGCTGGCATCGGACATGCGCTTGGGCACGCCGGCGGCGCGCACCGCGTTCCTCTTTACCCGCGTGGGTCTGGCGGGCGCCGACATGGGCGCGTGCACGCTGCTGCCGCGCATGATTGGCCAGGGCCGTGCGTCCGAGCTGCTGTACACCGGCCGCGCGATGACGGCCGACGAGGGCGCAAGCTGGGGCTTTTTCAATGCGCTGCACGAGTCCGGCAAGCTGCTGGAAGCGGCGCAGTCGCTGGCGGCCCAGCTTGCCGCCGGTCCGACCTTTGCGCACGGCGTCACCAAGAAGCTGCTGCACCAGGAATGGAACATGGGCGTGGACGAGGCCATCGAGGCCGAGGCCGAAGCCCAGGCCATCTGCATGCAGACGCGCGATTTCCATCGCGCCTACGAAGCCTTCGTGGCCAAGCAGAAACCCGTCTTCGAGGGGAATTGATGATGCGCGACGCAAGCTGGCTGGACTGGCCCTTTTTCGACGACGCGCACCGCAAGCTGGCGCATGACGTGGACGCGTGGTGCGAGCAGTCGCTGGGCGACGTGGACCATCACGACGCGGACGCGGCATGCAAGAAGCTGGTCAAGGCCATGGGCCAGGCCGGATGGCTGCGCTACGCGGTGGCGGGCGGCCCGGGCGGGGCGTGGGGCGGCGCGCTGCCGGAGGTCGACTCCCGCGCGGTGTGCATCCTGCGCGAGACGTTTGCCCGGCATGAAGGATTGGCGGACTTTGCGTTTGCGATGCAGGGGCTGGGCAGCGGCGCGATTTCGCTGATGGGCTCGGATACGTTGCGCCAGGATTACCTGCCGCGCGTGGCGCGCGGCGAGGCGATTGCGGCCTTTGCGCTGTCGGAGCCCGATGCGGGCTCGGACGTGGCCGCGCTGGCGTGCGAGGCGCGGCTGGACGGCGACCACTATGTGCTGAATGGCGCGAAGACGTGGATCTCGAACGGTGGCATCGCGGACTTCTATGTCGTGTTCGCGCGCACGGGCGAGGCCCCCGGCGCGCGGGGCATCAGCGCCTTCGTGGTGGATGCGGACACGCCGGGATTCGAGGTGGCCGAGCGTATCGACCTGATCGCGCCGCATCCGCTGGCGACCATCACGTTCGACAACTGCCGCATCCCGGCGACGCACCGGTTGGGCGACGCGGGGCAAGGCTTCAAGCTCGCCATGATGACGCTGGATATCTTCCGCGCGTCGGTGGCGGCGGCGGCGCTGGGCTTTGCGCGCCGGGCGCTGGACGAAGGATTGGCGCGCGCCAAGTCGCGCCGCATGTTCGGCCAGACGCTGGCCGACCTGCAACTGACGCAAGCCGCGCTGGGCGACATGGCGACCGCCATCGACGCCTCGGCGCTGCTGACGTACCGCGCCGCGTGGATGCGCGACGTGCAGAAGCTGCGCACCACGCGCGAAGCGGCGATGGCCAAGATGACGGCCACGGAATCGGCGCAGACGGTGATCGACCGGGCGTTGCAGATGTTTGGCGGCGCTGGCGTGGTGTCGGGGATGCCGGTGGAGAAGCTTTACAGGGAAATCAGAGCGCTGCGTATCTACGAAGGCGCCACCGAAGTGCAGAAGTTGATCATCGCCCGTGAACTGCTGAAGGCGTAAGGGGCCATCGAGCGCCTGCCTTTTGCAACGTAAACCGCATCGCACAGCCAAGGGGAATTTTCATGGAAGTATCCGCCCACATCGACACCTTTGCCCGGGACAACCTGCCCCCGGGCGAACAA
The DNA window shown above is from Achromobacter spanius and carries:
- a CDS encoding enoyl-CoA hydratase family protein, coding for MSTQPEEHTMKHHKRPIAGYQAKTFLWQVSDDGKVGTITLNRPERKNPLTFDSYAELRDFFRSLVYATDVKVVVVTGAGGNFCSGGDVHEIIGPLTKMSMPELLDFTRMTGDLVKAMRVCPQPIVAAVDGVCAGAGAMVALASDMRLGTPAARTAFLFTRVGLAGADMGACTLLPRMIGQGRASELLYTGRAMTADEGASWGFFNALHESGKLLEAAQSLAAQLAAGPTFAHGVTKKLLHQEWNMGVDEAIEAEAEAQAICMQTRDFHRAYEAFVAKQKPVFEGN
- a CDS encoding acyl-CoA dehydrogenase family protein encodes the protein MRDASWLDWPFFDDAHRKLAHDVDAWCEQSLGDVDHHDADAACKKLVKAMGQAGWLRYAVAGGPGGAWGGALPEVDSRAVCILRETFARHEGLADFAFAMQGLGSGAISLMGSDTLRQDYLPRVARGEAIAAFALSEPDAGSDVAALACEARLDGDHYVLNGAKTWISNGGIADFYVVFARTGEAPGARGISAFVVDADTPGFEVAERIDLIAPHPLATITFDNCRIPATHRLGDAGQGFKLAMMTLDIFRASVAAAALGFARRALDEGLARAKSRRMFGQTLADLQLTQAALGDMATAIDASALLTYRAAWMRDVQKLRTTREAAMAKMTATESAQTVIDRALQMFGGAGVVSGMPVEKLYREIRALRIYEGATEVQKLIIARELLKA